A genomic window from Cloacibacillus evryensis DSM 19522 includes:
- a CDS encoding glycyl-radical enzyme activating protein produces MSKTGIIFDIKKYSIHDGPGTRTTVHLKGCPLACWWCHNPESQSVMPTVLFRGEKCIGCGSCVRSCPHGAISARGGTLVTDDGLCDGCGKCCDVCPPEARELCGRRYTVEELMTQLHKDEIFFRDGGGVTFSGGEPFMQPEFLLEALDACGRAGYHRALDTCGFVSRSVIVDSVKRADLYLYDVKHMDPERHKEYTGVDNVVILENLRAISDAGAKINIRVPFMPGLNSGDENMHALGRFVRPLKGITGVNILPYHTVAKGKHDRWHMEYKLGDLLPPTENQTRHAAAILESYGLKVHIGG; encoded by the coding sequence TTGAGTAAGACGGGAATCATCTTCGACATAAAAAAATATTCGATACACGACGGCCCCGGCACGCGCACCACGGTGCATCTCAAAGGATGCCCGCTCGCCTGCTGGTGGTGCCATAATCCCGAGAGCCAATCGGTGATGCCGACGGTGCTCTTCCGCGGCGAAAAGTGCATCGGCTGCGGCTCCTGCGTCAGGAGCTGTCCTCACGGAGCGATCTCCGCACGCGGCGGCACGCTCGTTACGGACGACGGCCTCTGCGACGGCTGCGGCAAATGCTGCGACGTCTGCCCTCCCGAGGCGCGCGAACTTTGCGGCCGGCGTTACACCGTCGAAGAGCTGATGACGCAGCTCCACAAGGACGAGATATTCTTCCGCGACGGCGGCGGCGTCACCTTCTCCGGCGGCGAGCCCTTCATGCAGCCGGAATTTCTCCTCGAGGCGCTGGACGCCTGCGGGAGGGCCGGTTATCACCGGGCGCTCGACACCTGCGGCTTCGTGAGCAGGAGCGTCATCGTCGACTCTGTGAAACGCGCGGATCTCTACCTCTACGACGTAAAGCACATGGACCCCGAGAGGCATAAGGAATACACCGGCGTGGACAATGTCGTCATCCTTGAAAACCTGAGGGCGATATCGGACGCCGGCGCGAAGATCAACATCCGCGTCCCCTTCATGCCGGGGCTGAACAGCGGCGACGAGAACATGCACGCGCTCGGCAGGTTCGTCCGCCCCCTCAAAGGGATCACGGGCGTGAACATCCTGCCGTACCACACGGTGGCGAAGGGCAAGCACGACCGCTGGCACATGGAATACAAGCTCGGCGACCTGCTCCCCCCGACGGAGAATCAGACGCGCCACGCGGCGGCCATCCTTGAAAGCTACGGCCTCAAGGTACATATCGGCGGTTGA
- the hypD gene encoding trans-4-hydroxy-L-proline dehydratase encodes MNERIRRLRDESFDTHPSIDIERALLETEFYRENEGKLPMPVLRAANFKHICENKTIYIGPEELIVGERGPKPKAVSTFPELTCHSRHDFEILTTRAQQNYTVAPEDMETYEKVVEPYWRGRCMRDRLFERMPEDWTLLYEAGTFTEFGEQRALGHTALDGLIYQKGALDLKKDIEEARAKLDFINDPDATAKDEQLQGMSISCDAVIIFAERHAELAEKMAAEEKDERRKAELLKIAEVCRRVPAHAPSNFWEAVQMYWFVHLGTITELNGWDAMSPGHLDQHLAPFYAKGIAGGTLTRDEAKELLSCLWIKVNNTPAPPKVGVTAKESGTYNDFTNINLAGLKRDGTDGSSEVTYICLEIFDELRLLQPQGNIQVSERTPDNVLRAAARVFRNGMGYPSMFNADMVIQEQMRVGKTLEDAREGGTSGCIETGCAGKEAYLLHGYLNVPKLLEYALSNGVDLLTGKQVSIKTGELSEFKTFDDLYAAFEKQMAHAIETKIGVDNYLRYQYATNMAATYLSCVIRDCIQKGKDYYNGGPRYNSDYIQCCGIGTITDSLSAIKKHVYDEGAYTLQQVVEAMKANWEGHEEMRLTLWNKTPFFGNDDDYADDLMKRVYNSLFNNIDGKRSILGPTYHLNMLSTTCHNYFGQKLAATPNGRFSGMPESDGTSPSHGADRNGPTAVAKSLAKMDQVKSGGTLLNQRFLPSVLAGEEGIEGVKNLIRSYFKLGGHHIQFNVVDEETLRDAQANPDNYRGLLVRVAGYSDYFVDLDNYQQEEIIARNAQEGF; translated from the coding sequence ATGAACGAAAGAATCCGGCGTCTGCGTGACGAAAGCTTTGACACACACCCTTCGATCGACATCGAAAGGGCGTTGCTTGAGACCGAGTTCTATCGCGAGAACGAGGGCAAGCTTCCCATGCCCGTGCTCCGCGCGGCGAATTTCAAGCACATCTGCGAGAACAAGACGATATACATAGGCCCCGAAGAACTGATCGTCGGCGAGCGCGGCCCCAAGCCGAAGGCCGTCTCGACCTTCCCCGAACTCACCTGCCACTCAAGGCACGACTTCGAGATCCTCACGACGCGCGCCCAGCAGAACTACACCGTCGCGCCCGAGGATATGGAAACCTACGAAAAGGTGGTCGAGCCATATTGGCGCGGACGCTGCATGAGAGACCGCCTCTTCGAGCGTATGCCCGAAGACTGGACGCTCCTTTATGAAGCCGGCACCTTCACGGAATTCGGCGAGCAGCGCGCTCTCGGACACACCGCGCTCGACGGGCTCATCTATCAGAAGGGCGCTCTCGACCTCAAAAAGGATATTGAAGAGGCCCGCGCGAAGCTCGACTTCATCAACGACCCCGACGCCACGGCGAAGGACGAACAGCTTCAGGGCATGTCCATATCCTGCGACGCGGTGATCATCTTCGCCGAGCGCCACGCGGAGCTTGCCGAAAAGATGGCCGCCGAAGAGAAGGACGAAAGACGCAAAGCCGAACTGCTTAAAATAGCCGAAGTCTGCCGCCGCGTCCCCGCGCACGCGCCGAGCAACTTCTGGGAAGCGGTGCAGATGTACTGGTTCGTGCACCTTGGAACGATCACCGAGCTCAACGGCTGGGACGCCATGAGCCCCGGACACCTTGACCAGCACCTCGCCCCCTTCTACGCGAAGGGCATCGCAGGCGGCACGCTCACCCGCGACGAAGCGAAGGAGCTCCTCTCCTGCCTCTGGATCAAGGTCAACAACACCCCCGCGCCGCCGAAGGTCGGCGTCACGGCGAAAGAGAGCGGCACCTACAACGACTTTACGAACATCAACCTCGCGGGACTTAAAAGAGACGGCACCGACGGCTCCAGCGAAGTCACCTACATCTGCCTGGAAATATTCGACGAACTGCGCCTCCTTCAGCCGCAGGGCAACATCCAGGTCAGCGAACGCACGCCGGACAACGTGCTCCGCGCCGCGGCGCGCGTATTCCGCAACGGCATGGGCTACCCCTCGATGTTCAACGCCGACATGGTCATCCAGGAACAGATGCGCGTCGGCAAGACCCTTGAGGATGCCCGCGAAGGCGGCACCAGCGGCTGTATCGAGACGGGCTGCGCGGGCAAGGAGGCCTATCTGCTCCACGGCTACCTCAACGTGCCGAAGCTTCTCGAATACGCCCTTTCGAACGGCGTAGACCTCCTCACCGGCAAACAGGTCAGCATCAAGACCGGCGAACTATCGGAGTTCAAGACGTTTGACGACCTCTACGCGGCCTTTGAGAAACAGATGGCCCATGCGATAGAGACCAAGATCGGCGTCGACAACTACCTCCGCTACCAATACGCGACCAACATGGCGGCCACCTACCTCTCGTGCGTCATCCGCGACTGCATCCAGAAGGGCAAGGATTACTACAACGGCGGCCCGCGCTACAACAGCGACTACATCCAGTGCTGCGGCATCGGCACCATCACCGACAGCCTCTCCGCGATCAAGAAGCACGTCTACGACGAGGGCGCCTATACGCTGCAGCAGGTGGTCGAGGCGATGAAGGCCAATTGGGAGGGCCATGAGGAGATGCGCCTCACGCTCTGGAACAAAACGCCCTTCTTCGGCAACGACGACGACTATGCCGACGACCTGATGAAGAGAGTCTACAACAGCCTCTTTAACAACATCGACGGCAAGCGCAGCATCCTGGGCCCCACCTACCACCTCAACATGCTTTCGACGACCTGCCATAACTACTTCGGACAGAAGCTCGCGGCGACCCCGAACGGGCGCTTCAGCGGCATGCCAGAGTCAGACGGCACTTCGCCGAGCCACGGCGCCGACAGAAACGGCCCGACGGCGGTCGCGAAGTCCCTCGCGAAGATGGATCAGGTCAAGTCGGGCGGTACGCTGCTCAATCAGCGCTTCCTGCCCTCCGTGCTCGCGGGCGAAGAGGGGATCGAGGGCGTCAAGAACCTCATCCGCTCCTACTTCAAGCTCGGCGGCCACCACATCCAGTTCAACGTCGTCGACGAGGAGACCCTCCGCGACGCGCAGGCAAACCCCGACAACTATCGCGGCCTCCTGGTCCGCGTCGCCGGCTACAGCGACTACTTCGTGGACCTCGATAACTATCAGCAGGAAGAGATCATAGCGAGGAACGCGCAGGAGGGCTTCTAA
- a CDS encoding FadR/GntR family transcriptional regulator, protein MNIYADDKNNKPLAEKTVEGLIGIIKGNGLKPGDRLPNEFDLAKMLNVGRSTLREAVKSLVSRNILVTQRGAGTFVSSLNGIPTDPLGLTFIERSDDEIALAFNEVRQVLEPEIAGLAALNATNKQKEEIMRQCELVEGLIKRRAPYYSEDMEFHRLLAQASGNVVMMQLVPILHHAIGKNIDRTNNELAGETVIWHKNIAVAVQRSDAVGARNAMFIHIELNRRMIYEKIVAGKNAAAR, encoded by the coding sequence TTGAATATTTACGCTGACGATAAAAATAACAAGCCTTTGGCTGAAAAGACGGTCGAAGGGCTGATAGGGATCATCAAGGGCAACGGCCTGAAACCTGGCGACCGCCTGCCCAATGAATTCGACCTCGCGAAGATGCTCAACGTGGGGCGCAGCACGCTGCGCGAAGCGGTGAAGAGCCTCGTTTCACGGAATATCCTCGTGACGCAGCGCGGCGCGGGGACCTTTGTCTCTTCTCTCAACGGAATCCCCACAGACCCGCTGGGACTCACCTTTATCGAGCGCAGCGACGACGAGATCGCGCTTGCATTCAACGAGGTGCGCCAGGTGTTGGAGCCTGAGATCGCGGGGCTTGCCGCGCTCAATGCCACCAATAAGCAGAAAGAAGAGATCATGCGCCAGTGCGAGCTGGTCGAGGGACTGATCAAGCGCCGGGCTCCCTATTATTCCGAAGACATGGAATTTCACCGCCTGCTCGCCCAGGCGAGCGGAAATGTCGTTATGATGCAGCTTGTGCCGATACTTCACCACGCGATAGGCAAGAATATTGACCGCACGAACAATGAGCTTGCGGGAGAAACCGTGATATGGCATAAAAATATCGCCGTCGCCGTGCAGAGGAGCGACGCCGTCGGCGCGCGCAACGCGATGTTCATCCATATAGAACTGAACCGCAGGATGATCTACGAGAAGATCGTCGCCGGCAAGAACGCCGCGGCGCGCTGA
- a CDS encoding tagaturonate epimerase family protein — protein sequence MKSYLDYIKGGCAGRAEDFGIYPLSVNKIGDTAVMMAADGENDVIVTVGPSVGFVGERGSAAGREYTAAPLTWENGCVLRKLFPFTAPVRVLGAKRTFGAGDRLGIATPGHIRAIRRYDARPVFAQQSMRELTLTDRSYKDILDCASFAVFREGYRDGYGADGDHLKTADEIRGALSLGYSMITLDCCNQMHNDAESMTEAEVDARYAPNAEIEEKYLGRNFDIGEGVTLTFDAPSLKRMSLVYGDVIDYAAKIYFELFAPGKYDADFEISIDETTTPTSPLEHFFVANELCRRGVRFATLAPRFVGEFQKGVDYIGNLDELQKQMHVHAVIARHFGYKLSLHSGSDKFSVFTMYGRETRGNFHVKICGTNWLEAMKAAAIKDPALYREIHKFALEVFEGAKKYYHVTTDLSKVPDIDGLTDDELPELFTQNDARQLIHITYGPILTAKNADGSTCFRERLYTLWRKEREFYTEDIEKHVGRHLELLYGGMDGWPE from the coding sequence ATGAAAAGCTATCTCGATTATATAAAAGGGGGCTGCGCCGGAAGGGCGGAGGATTTCGGGATATATCCCCTGTCAGTCAATAAAATCGGCGATACGGCGGTGATGATGGCCGCCGACGGAGAAAACGACGTCATCGTGACCGTCGGTCCCTCGGTGGGCTTCGTCGGCGAGCGCGGTTCCGCCGCGGGGCGCGAATATACGGCCGCCCCGCTTACGTGGGAAAACGGCTGCGTGCTGAGAAAGCTCTTTCCGTTCACCGCTCCCGTCAGGGTGCTGGGCGCGAAAAGGACCTTCGGCGCGGGCGACAGGCTCGGCATCGCCACGCCCGGACACATCCGCGCGATCCGGCGTTACGACGCGCGCCCCGTATTCGCGCAGCAGTCGATGCGCGAGCTTACGCTCACGGACAGGAGCTATAAGGACATACTTGACTGCGCCTCTTTCGCCGTCTTCCGCGAGGGCTACAGGGACGGCTACGGAGCGGACGGCGATCACTTGAAAACGGCGGACGAGATCCGCGGCGCGCTTTCTCTCGGCTATTCGATGATAACGCTCGACTGCTGCAACCAGATGCACAACGATGCGGAATCCATGACGGAGGCCGAGGTCGACGCGCGTTACGCGCCCAATGCGGAGATCGAAGAAAAATACCTCGGCAGGAACTTTGACATCGGAGAGGGCGTGACACTTACTTTCGACGCGCCGTCGCTCAAGCGCATGAGCCTCGTATACGGAGACGTGATAGACTATGCGGCAAAGATTTATTTCGAGCTCTTCGCTCCCGGAAAATACGACGCAGATTTTGAAATATCGATAGACGAAACGACGACTCCGACGTCGCCGCTGGAGCACTTCTTCGTTGCGAACGAGCTGTGCCGCCGCGGCGTGCGCTTCGCGACGCTGGCCCCGCGCTTCGTCGGCGAGTTCCAAAAGGGCGTCGATTATATCGGAAACCTTGACGAGCTGCAAAAGCAGATGCATGTTCACGCAGTGATAGCGCGGCACTTCGGATATAAGCTGAGCCTCCATTCCGGCTCGGATAAATTCTCCGTGTTCACTATGTACGGCCGCGAGACGCGCGGCAATTTCCACGTCAAGATCTGCGGGACAAACTGGCTAGAGGCGATGAAGGCCGCCGCGATAAAGGATCCGGCGCTTTACCGCGAGATACACAAGTTCGCGCTTGAAGTGTTTGAAGGGGCGAAGAAATATTACCACGTCACGACGGATCTCTCCAAGGTCCCCGACATAGACGGACTTACGGACGACGAACTGCCGGAGCTCTTTACGCAGAACGACGCGCGGCAGCTCATACACATCACATACGGCCCCATCCTTACGGCGAAAAACGCTGACGGCTCGACGTGCTTCCGCGAGAGGCTTTACACTCTGTGGCGCAAAGAGCGGGAATTTTACACGGAAGACATTGAAAAACATGTCGGGCGTCACCTGGAACTGCTTTACGGCGGCATGGACGGCTGGCCGGAATAA
- a CDS encoding 5-deoxy-glucuronate isomerase — protein sequence MWSDNQKRMEKWRAQSPETPGFHAVIVPGKNECRAARVYRLNLRKGESFRLESGELEMHPVLISGSASLGCCEELELKTMKKFDSFYIPANTAVNITADEDCVFYIGAAPYDGIGAACFRAFDPDLPIGDIHQIHGEGMGRREVMFTLDPATPASRLICGLTWSANGAWTSWPPHQHEKDLEEVYCYFDMPAPKFGFHVSYLTSGGTMDCVAHPVQSGTMVEAPCGYHPTVSSPGTVNAYLWILASFSPEQRRYDLAKLDPQYEGTK from the coding sequence ATGTGGTCGGACAATCAGAAGAGAATGGAAAAATGGCGCGCGCAGTCGCCTGAGACACCGGGCTTCCACGCGGTGATAGTCCCGGGAAAAAATGAATGCCGCGCGGCGCGCGTATACAGGCTGAATCTTCGGAAAGGCGAGAGTTTCCGCCTGGAGTCAGGAGAGCTTGAAATGCATCCGGTGCTTATCAGCGGCTCGGCAAGTCTTGGCTGCTGCGAAGAGCTCGAGCTGAAGACGATGAAAAAGTTCGACTCATTCTACATACCGGCAAATACTGCCGTCAACATCACGGCAGACGAAGATTGCGTTTTTTATATAGGCGCCGCGCCGTACGACGGGATAGGAGCGGCATGCTTCCGCGCCTTCGATCCGGACCTTCCGATAGGCGACATTCACCAGATTCACGGCGAGGGCATGGGGCGCCGGGAGGTAATGTTTACGCTCGACCCCGCCACTCCGGCCTCGCGCCTGATCTGCGGGCTGACGTGGAGCGCCAACGGCGCGTGGACGAGCTGGCCGCCGCATCAGCATGAAAAGGATCTTGAAGAGGTCTACTGCTATTTCGACATGCCCGCGCCGAAGTTCGGTTTCCACGTGAGCTATCTCACAAGCGGCGGGACGATGGACTGCGTCGCGCATCCGGTGCAGTCGGGCACCATGGTCGAAGCGCCGTGCGGCTATCACCCGACCGTATCGAGCCCCGGGACCGTGAACGCCTACCTGTGGATACTCGCCTCGTTCTCGCCGGAACAGCGCCGCTACGACCTGGCGAAGCTCGACCCGCAATACGAGGGGACCAAATAG
- a CDS encoding TRAP transporter large permease: MITGILLFGSFALFLVLGVPIAMALGVATLLTLKVIYPELSLGIVTQRMFAAMDSVSIMAIPFFVLAGNLMTKGGISRRLVDFSNQIVGNVRGGMAAALVIACAFFAALSGSAPATVVAIGAMLYPDMVKLGYPKTRTAGLLVVSGGLGPIIPPSIIMIVYGTITGASISQMFKAGMYIGLMIVAALLVLVFIYARKENWPKNMEKFSLAKLVKTFFGAIPALMLPIIILGGIYSGLFTATEAAAVAVIWALVVGMFIYRELSFKDLWPIFLSSGKSATMVLFIIATSTAFAWLFTFSGLAQLMISSITAMHLSPTLYCLIVAIILLIFGTFLEGVATAVLLVPVLWPIANSLGVNIIHFGMIVSISNVIGTMTPPVAVNIFSAASVTHLKMGDIVKGEIPFFVGYTGVFFLVVLVAKISTFML; the protein is encoded by the coding sequence ATGATCACAGGAATACTTCTCTTCGGCTCGTTCGCTCTCTTTTTAGTGCTCGGCGTACCTATCGCCATGGCGCTCGGCGTCGCCACGCTTCTCACATTGAAGGTCATCTACCCGGAGCTCTCGCTAGGCATCGTCACGCAGCGCATGTTCGCGGCGATGGACTCCGTATCGATAATGGCGATCCCCTTCTTCGTCTTAGCGGGCAATCTGATGACGAAGGGCGGCATATCGCGCCGCCTCGTAGATTTTTCCAATCAGATCGTAGGCAACGTGCGGGGAGGAATGGCCGCGGCGCTTGTTATAGCGTGCGCCTTCTTCGCGGCGCTTTCCGGCTCCGCGCCGGCGACAGTGGTCGCGATTGGCGCGATGCTCTATCCTGATATGGTCAAGCTCGGCTACCCTAAAACGCGTACGGCGGGACTTCTTGTAGTATCTGGAGGGCTCGGTCCAATCATCCCGCCCAGCATCATTATGATAGTGTATGGAACGATCACCGGGGCCTCTATCTCGCAGATGTTCAAAGCAGGCATGTATATAGGGCTGATGATCGTAGCCGCGCTGCTAGTGCTCGTTTTCATTTACGCGCGCAAAGAGAATTGGCCTAAGAACATGGAAAAGTTCAGCCTCGCAAAACTCGTAAAGACGTTTTTCGGCGCTATACCGGCGCTGATGCTTCCCATCATAATCCTCGGCGGTATCTATTCCGGCCTCTTTACGGCGACTGAGGCGGCAGCCGTGGCAGTAATTTGGGCCCTCGTGGTGGGGATGTTCATCTACAGAGAGCTTTCGTTCAAAGACCTCTGGCCGATATTCCTCTCATCAGGCAAGAGCGCGACAATGGTGCTCTTCATCATCGCGACCTCAACGGCCTTTGCCTGGCTTTTCACATTTTCCGGGCTCGCCCAGCTCATGATCTCGTCGATAACCGCAATGCACCTGAGCCCCACGCTTTATTGCCTGATCGTTGCGATTATCCTCCTTATTTTCGGAACGTTTCTTGAGGGCGTGGCCACGGCTGTGCTTCTCGTGCCGGTGCTCTGGCCGATAGCCAACAGCCTCGGCGTAAACATCATCCACTTCGGGATGATAGTGAGCATCTCCAACGTCATCGGCACGATGACGCCGCCCGTCGCCGTCAACATATTCTCAGCAGCCAGCGTCACACACCTCAAAATGGGCGATATCGTCAAGGGCGAGATCCCGTTCTTCGTTGGATATACCGGAGTCTTCTTCCTTGTCGTGTTAGTGGCTAAGATCAGCACCTTCATGCTCTAG
- a CDS encoding TRAP transporter small permease produces MPSKKLNKILNSLQTIEDGILVIAFGVMVVSFFLQVVNRNIFKLSMSWFEELATFCMIYMAFLAAEAGLRDGTQISVTALTDKLTGKPKIFVQLVAKAIVITFSAIIFYTSIDMLRMQLISQQASPALGIPMVIPYFAITLSFAIITVIQSAVFAVMLKEFFNKGPNSEEAA; encoded by the coding sequence ATGCCCAGCAAAAAACTAAACAAGATACTCAATTCGCTTCAGACGATAGAAGACGGCATCCTCGTCATCGCGTTTGGCGTGATGGTCGTTTCTTTCTTCCTGCAGGTCGTCAACAGAAATATATTCAAGCTAAGCATGTCGTGGTTCGAGGAACTCGCGACCTTCTGCATGATCTACATGGCCTTCCTAGCGGCGGAGGCAGGGCTTCGCGACGGCACGCAGATATCGGTGACCGCATTGACCGATAAACTGACCGGCAAACCGAAAATATTCGTCCAGCTCGTCGCAAAGGCGATAGTAATCACATTTTCCGCCATTATCTTCTACACCTCCATAGACATGCTGCGTATGCAGCTGATCTCGCAGCAGGCGTCACCGGCGCTTGGCATCCCGATGGTGATCCCATATTTCGCAATAACGCTCAGCTTTGCAATCATAACCGTCATACAGTCGGCGGTTTTCGCAGTAATGCTAAAAGAGTTTTTTAACAAAGGTCCAAACTCTGAGGAGGCCGCTTAA
- a CDS encoding TRAP transporter substrate-binding protein, with the protein MKKLLAVLMVASLVFCFAGAASAAEPIKLKLGINDPDSSNYYKGAKAIADEVRKATNGRVEIAVFPSGQLGNEREMVEAAMMGTLDMWSAASSVLANFIPQMKILDIAFLWDNDRQANACVDGEMGKLIAAECEKKLNIKLLGWMESGFRDVFATRPVKEVKDFKGLKIRTMQNEYHMAAFNSFGAIATPMAYNDVLPALQQGTIDAAENAISNCIASGYYEVTRHVTRSHHAFVYIPVGVSMAAWNKIPADLREPFAKAVAKGCKIQRKYLIEANNDATKKLKELGVNIYDIDRAQLQKLYAPKKAEALKKMDPKYVALVEKAIKENK; encoded by the coding sequence ATGAAGAAGTTACTGGCGGTTCTTATGGTTGCATCACTCGTATTTTGCTTTGCCGGCGCGGCATCGGCGGCAGAGCCGATCAAGCTGAAGCTTGGGATCAACGACCCTGATTCAAGCAACTATTACAAGGGCGCGAAGGCGATCGCGGACGAAGTACGCAAGGCGACGAACGGGCGCGTGGAGATAGCGGTCTTCCCGAGCGGACAGCTCGGCAATGAGCGAGAGATGGTCGAAGCAGCGATGATGGGCACTCTTGATATGTGGTCCGCAGCAAGCTCCGTGCTTGCGAACTTCATTCCTCAGATGAAGATACTCGATATCGCTTTCCTTTGGGACAACGACAGGCAGGCCAACGCCTGCGTCGACGGCGAAATGGGCAAGCTGATAGCCGCCGAGTGTGAAAAGAAGCTCAACATCAAGCTCCTCGGCTGGATGGAGTCCGGTTTCCGCGACGTATTCGCAACACGCCCTGTCAAAGAGGTCAAGGATTTTAAGGGACTTAAGATCCGCACAATGCAGAACGAGTACCACATGGCGGCCTTCAATTCATTCGGCGCCATCGCTACACCGATGGCCTATAACGACGTTCTCCCGGCGCTGCAGCAGGGTACGATAGACGCGGCGGAAAACGCGATAAGCAACTGCATCGCCTCCGGTTATTACGAGGTTACGCGCCACGTAACAAGATCGCACCACGCATTCGTATATATCCCCGTCGGCGTTTCAATGGCCGCGTGGAACAAGATCCCGGCGGATCTGCGCGAACCATTCGCTAAGGCTGTGGCCAAGGGCTGCAAGATACAGCGCAAATACCTTATCGAAGCCAACAACGACGCGACAAAGAAGCTCAAAGAACTTGGCGTAAATATCTATGACATCGACCGCGCCCAGCTCCAGAAGCTCTACGCTCCTAAAAAGGCAGAAGCTTTGAAAAAAATGGATCCGAAGTACGTAGCTCTCGTCGAGAAGGCTATAAAAGAGAACAAGTAA